ATTCCTTCTATTTTAACTTCCGCAGTTATACCAGGAACGGTGCAATTAACTCCTTCAGGAAAACTAATTATATTAATGCGAGATTGTCAGGTAACAGGTGGTTACCCAAGGGTTTTGCAATTAACTGATAGTGCAATCAATCAAATGGCACAGAAAACTACAAATAATTTGGTAAAGTTCATTCTATATGATTAAATAATAAAGCACCCTTTAGGTGCTTTATTATTTAATCATATTAAAATTATTTATTGCTCTGTGTCAACTTTAACTTTTACTTCTTTATAATATTGTTGTCTTGTTTTTTAACATCTACAGAAACTATTGTTCCAGTTTTATTAGCTTTCTTTTCTATTTCGGCAACAGTTCCTTCAGTTTTAGTAACGGTTTTACCATTAATGGTTTTAGAAGTAGTTAAAGTAGTAATAGCTAAGTTACCAGAAGTTTGTTTTCTTTCAATCATTACTTCACTTTTAGCATGAGCGTTAGTGTTGTGCCCTCCTAAAATGGGTGCAATTACCAACCCTATTAAACAAGTAAGTTTAATTAAGATATTCATAGACGGACCAGAAGTGTCTTTAAAAGGGTCTCCAACGGTATCACCAGTTACAGCTGCTTTGTGTGCGTCAGAACCTTTGTATGTCATTTCTCCGTTGATTTCTACACCAGCTTCAAATGATTTTTTAGCGTTATCCCAAGCTCCACCAGCATTATTTTGAAAGATCGCCCAAAGTACACCAGAAACAGTAACACCTGCCATATAACCACCAAGCATTTCTGCAATTGCTAAATTATTCATTCCAAATAGCATTGGAACAAAAGCTATAATTAAAGGAAAACCAATAGTTAGTAAACCAGGTAGTATCATTTCTCTTAAAGATGCTTCCGTAGAAATTGCGACACATTTATCGTATTCTGGTTTCCCAGTACCTTCCATAATTCCAGGAATTTCTTTAAATTGACGACGAACCTCTTCTACCATTTCCATGGCAGCTTTACCTACGGCATTCATCGCTAAAGCAGAGAATACTACAGGAACCATTCCTCCAACAAATAGCATTGCTAAAACTGGTGCTTTAAAAATGTTTATTCCATCAATTCCTGTAAATGTTACATAGGCAGCAAATAGCGCTAGTGATGTTAATGCTGCAGATGCTATAGCAAAACCTTTACCAGTTGCAGCAGTTGTATTACCAACAGAGTCTAAAATATCTGTACGTTCTCTAACAATAGGTTCTTGTTCACTCATTTCTGCGATACCACCCGCATTATCAGCAATTGGTCCGAAAGCATCAATTGCTAATTGCATAGCTGTTGTTGCCATCATTGCAGAAGCAGCTAAGGCAACTCCGTAAAATCCTGCAAATGCATACGATGCCCAAATTGCTCCTGCAAATAATAAAACTGAAGGAAATGTAGAAATCATACCTGTTGCTAAACCTGCAATTATATTTGTTCCTGCACCAGTACTTGACTGTTGTACTATTTTTAAAATTGGAGGTTTTCCTAATCCTGTGTAATATTCAGTAACTGAAGAAATAACAGCTCCAACGATTAAACCAACTAATGTTGCGTAGAAAACGCGCATTGAAGAAATGTCTTGTAAACCTTCTCCGAAGAATTCCATTTGCATAGTTTCGGGAAGCATCCATTTACATAATACAAAACAAGCAATGGCTACTAAGCCAATAGAAACCCAATTACCAAGATTTAACGCTCCCATTACTTGAGACTCTTTAGCTTCATTACTTTTTATTTTTACCAACATTGTTCCGATAATAGAAATGATAATTCCTATACCTGCAATTGCCATTGGCAATAAAATTGGCCCAATCCCTCCGAAAGCATCAGAAATACTTCCGCCCATATCTTTAATTACATAATTTCCTAAAACCATTGCTGCTAATACCGTTGCGACATAAGATCCAAATAAATCGGCTCCCATACCAGCAACATCACCTACGTTGTCACCTACGTTATCAGCAATTGTAGCAGGGTTACGAGGATCATCTTCTGGAATACCAGCTTCAACTTTACCTACTAAATCAGCACCAACATCTGCAGCTTTTGTATATATTCCTCCACCAACACGTGCAAATAGAGCAATACTTTCAGCTCCTAAAGAAAATCCCGCCAAGGTTTCTAAAACAATAGTCATATCCATTGTATTTGTCCAAACACCTCCCATAAAAAAATAAAAGAATGCAATAAAGAATGTTGTTAAGCCTAAAACAGCTAAACCAGCAACACCAAGTCCCATTACTGTTCCTCCTCCAAATGATATTTTTAAAGCATTTGGTAAGCTTGTTCGGGCAGCTTGCGTTGTTCTTACGTTCGTTTTAGTTGCTATTTTCATTCCCATGTTTCCTGCAAAAGCAGAAAAAATAGCTCCACATATAAATGCAATTACGATTAAGTAACTTGTTGTAGGTACAAAAAAGGCTACAATTGCGAGCAAAACACTTACAATTATTACAAAAATGGCTAAAAGTCTATATTCTGCATTTAAAAAAGCGAGTGCGCCTTCATAAATGTGGTCAGAAATTTCTTTCATTTTTCCATCACCTGCATCTTGTTTCATTACCCAAGATTTTTTAATACTCATGTAAATTAAACCTAAAACAGCCGCAACGATTGGCATCCAAATCATTATTGATTCCATATATTATAGTTTGATTAGTTAGTTAATATTCGTAAATATAACAAAATCAGAGACTAAACAAAAAACCTCTCAGAATGTTCTGAGAGGTTTTTGATATTTTATATAGAAATTTACTAATTAAATTTTGAAATCACCATTAGTTTTATGCTCGCTATTCTCATAACGTTCGATACATTTATCTAATATTTCATAAGCTTCATTAGCATCTCCCCATCCACCAACATCTACTTGCTTTTTTTCAAGGTCTTTGTAAACTTGAAAAAAGTGAGTGATTTCTTTTACTTGGTGAGGATTCATGTCTTTTAAATCATTCAATTGGCTCCAAATAGGGTCAGAAACTGGTACACAGATAATTTTTTCATCTGGTCCTTTTTCATCTGCCATATGGAAAACACCGATAGGTTTAACTTCCATAACACACATTGGAAATGTTGGTTCAGCTCCTAAAAGCAATATATCTAATGGATCACCATCTAAAGCTAAAGTTTCAGGAATGAAACCATAATCTCCAGGATACATCATTGATGAAAATAACATTCTATCGAAACGGATTTTACCTAAATCAAAATCATATTCGTATTTATTTCTACTTCCTTTTGGTATTTCAATTAAAACATCTACTGTTTTTCTTTCTTTTGCAGTCATATATCTTGCTTTTCTTCTGTTTCTAAAAATCGATTGCAAAAGTAGTGATTTATTGGGTGTTTAAAAGAAAAAAGCCATGTTATTTTATCGTTATAAACCAGGTTTTATTGCAATACGAATAGCAAACTTAGGACTAGGTGGTGTCATTGAGCCTGCGGGCGGTGTGTAATTACTTCTCCAAATAGCGTCAATACGTAAAAAACGTAAGTTACCGTAGCCAATATTTTCAAGACCAACACTGTACTCATAATAAACTTTATTAGGAGCATTGTAATTAATATTTGATTTGTTAATAGCTAAATTTTTGTCAGATATTGTTCCGTAAGCGGCTCTAAAAGTAACTAAGCTTCGTAGTTTTAATTTTTTTAATAAAGGAATCCTATTTAAGATAAAACCGTTAAAGTGTTGTTCGAAATGAGTAGCTAAATAAGCATCAGTTACAAAATCATAATAATTTAATAAAGCAAATGAGTTTTTTGTTAATGCAAGCGTTTGGTTTGCAGGAATTATATTTAATAATCCTATAGGTAGGTTTCCGAATGTTTTTCCAGCTTCTACAGTTGCATCTAGAATACCAAATTTACTTAAGAGAATAGGGTGGTTGTATTTAAATTGTAATTTATCATAGGTATGTGTTCCGTTTAAAACACCTTTGTATCCTCTGCGGTAGTTTAATACTAGTGTAGGAAATATGTTTCGACCAAAACGTCTTTGAACCCCTAAACCATATACAAACCTGCCAGGAGTATATGAAAGATAAATATCAGAAGCTACATCAGTTATTTGTGATTGAGTTTTTCCTTTTTTATCAAGATAATCCATAGAGAAATGCTTCGGAGAGGCAGATTGTATTTTAGCATGAGAAAAATTAACTCCTACGTGTAGATTTTTTTTGACTTGATAATCAAAATTAGTTGCTATTTTTTCTACTTTAGATAAGAAAAAATTATCTCCTCTAGAAAACAATGCATCAGTACCAAAAGTTGTACCTAAAAGTTGAGAGGTGTTTAGTAATGAAC
This genomic stretch from Tenacibaculum sp. Bg11-29 harbors:
- a CDS encoding sodium-translocating pyrophosphatase encodes the protein MESIMIWMPIVAAVLGLIYMSIKKSWVMKQDAGDGKMKEISDHIYEGALAFLNAEYRLLAIFVIIVSVLLAIVAFFVPTTSYLIVIAFICGAIFSAFAGNMGMKIATKTNVRTTQAARTSLPNALKISFGGGTVMGLGVAGLAVLGLTTFFIAFFYFFMGGVWTNTMDMTIVLETLAGFSLGAESIALFARVGGGIYTKAADVGADLVGKVEAGIPEDDPRNPATIADNVGDNVGDVAGMGADLFGSYVATVLAAMVLGNYVIKDMGGSISDAFGGIGPILLPMAIAGIGIIISIIGTMLVKIKSNEAKESQVMGALNLGNWVSIGLVAIACFVLCKWMLPETMQMEFFGEGLQDISSMRVFYATLVGLIVGAVISSVTEYYTGLGKPPILKIVQQSSTGAGTNIIAGLATGMISTFPSVLLFAGAIWASYAFAGFYGVALAASAMMATTAMQLAIDAFGPIADNAGGIAEMSEQEPIVRERTDILDSVGNTTAATGKGFAIASAALTSLALFAAYVTFTGIDGINIFKAPVLAMLFVGGMVPVVFSALAMNAVGKAAMEMVEEVRRQFKEIPGIMEGTGKPEYDKCVAISTEASLREMILPGLLTIGFPLIIAFVPMLFGMNNLAIAEMLGGYMAGVTVSGVLWAIFQNNAGGAWDNAKKSFEAGVEINGEMTYKGSDAHKAAVTGDTVGDPFKDTSGPSMNILIKLTCLIGLVIAPILGGHNTNAHAKSEVMIERKQTSGNLAITTLTTSKTINGKTVTKTEGTVAEIEKKANKTGTIVSVDVKKQDNNIIKK
- a CDS encoding inorganic diphosphatase, producing the protein MTAKERKTVDVLIEIPKGSRNKYEYDFDLGKIRFDRMLFSSMMYPGDYGFIPETLALDGDPLDILLLGAEPTFPMCVMEVKPIGVFHMADEKGPDEKIICVPVSDPIWSQLNDLKDMNPHQVKEITHFFQVYKDLEKKQVDVGGWGDANEAYEILDKCIERYENSEHKTNGDFKI